In the genome of Mogibacterium neglectum, the window ACTGCAGCCTCACGAATCAGCTCATTATCTATACGTTCATCAATACAAGTATCTCCATAAATGGTATCGCTATAATTGATATCTAAAATCATCGCTTACTCCCACCACGTCTGACATTTGCATTAGAATTATTTGAGTCCTCATAATCGCTATATGCCTTGATTATCTTCTTAACCAAATCGTGTCTCACTACGTCAACCTCTGTCAAATAGCTGAATTCTACACCCTCTACATCGCTGAGAACTCTCCTCGCTTCGACAAGTCCAGACCCTGACCCTTTCGGAAGATCTATCTGCGTGATGTCACCTGTTACAACGACTTTAGAATTAAAGCCCATTCTAGTAAGAAACATCTTCATCTGTTCACGCGTTGTATTCTGCGCTTCATCAAGTATGATAAATGAATTGTCGAGTGTACGGCCTCTCATGTAAGCTAACGGTACAACTTCTATAACTCCAGTCTCCTTAAGCCTTGCTGCTGTCTCTTGTCCTATAATCTCAAATATTGCATCGTATAGAGGTCTTAGATACGGATCAACCTTATCTTGGAGATCCCCTGGCAAGAAGCCTAGGCTTTCGCCCGCCTCTACAGCCGGCCTAGCCAGTATGACTCTCTCAACCTCCTTGTTCTTAAGGGCATTAGCAGCCAATGCGCAGGCTAGGTACGTCTTACCTGTTCCTGCTGGACCTATTCCAAATACCATGTCATTCTTACGAATAATATCGACGTATCGTTTCTGACCTTTTGTTTTTGGTCTTAGTGGCTTCCCCCTATATGTATAGCAGATTACATCACTTGTCTGCTCTCTTGCATCAAAGCTTTCGCCCCTATATTCCATATCGATTAAATAGTTAACTCTGCGCGCATCGATTTCTGGCTCAACTCGTAAGTTTTCAACCATCCTATTTATTATATTTGCAGCTCTCAGGTTCTCCGTTCCTTTAATAAAAAGCCCGTCATCTCGCATTACGATTGACGTGCCCGTAGCCTTTTCGACCTGCTTGATATTAGCATCAAGGGTGCCAAAAAGCTGCTCTCTATTAATGTCCTCTGGAATCTCAAATCTAACTATATCTTTACTGTTATCCATGCACTCTTCCTTTGTAAATATTAACTATCATTATAACTTTTTTAACCAACTATTACAACGAAATGATACTTAACATGCATTTGTGATTTCAGTGAGAGAAAAGAAAAAACAGGGCATCGCCCTGTTAAATACATATTGATAGTTATTTGCTGAGGTATTCCTTAACCATCTTAGACACGAGAGAGCCATCAGCCTTACCGTGTAGCTTAGCCATAGCAGTCTTCATCATGGTGCCCATGCTCTTCATATTGCGTTCGATTCCAGTCTCGTCAGCAATCTTTTTGATAGCATCAAGGATTTCCTCTTCGGACATCTCCTCTGGGAGATATCTCTCGAGAACCTCAATCTCTCTTTTATAACCATCTAACAAGTCTGTCCTTCCAGCCTTCTCAAAATCAGCTAGCGCATCTCTACGCATCTTGAGCTGCTTCTTGATGATTGGAACGATGTCAGCGTCATCCTCAAGTGCGACCTTCTGATCTACTTCGTGCTGCTTAATAGCGGCTCTAACGAGGTTGACGGTCTCCTTGGTGGTGACGTCGTGTTCCTTCATAGCTGTCTTATAATCAGCCATCAACTGTTCTTTCAAACTCACGCTATCCACCTCCTAAGACTTAAAACTTTCTTGCCTTCTTTCTAGCAGCTTCAGACTTCTTCTTACGCTTTACGCTTGGCTTCTCGTAATGCTCTCTCTTTCTGAGTTCGGACATCACTCCATCACGTGCACAAGATCTCTTAAATCTCTTAAGCGCGCTCTCCAAGCTCTCGTTTTCTCTAACGGTAACCTGTGCCATATTACTGATTCACCTCCTGCCATTTCAGAGTGTTATGGACAAGCTTCGTCATAACGGATTGATTATAACATTTTCACTGGCTTAGTACAAGAAATAAAAAAACGGAAGTTACTTCAGATCTAATCTTATGCTTATGCAAGCGACTTCCGTAATTATTCAAATTAACTATTGATTCTTATAATTCTTAAAAAAGATTCTCCACAATATCGCTAGCCATCATCTTTCTTCGAGCATCTTCACCAGTATTAAGCTTATCTGCAGCATTACCATGAATCATAACTCCGTACAGAAGGCTGTTATTAAGACTATTGCCCTGTGCTATAAGCGAAGCAATAGTACCTGCCAGCACATCTCCTGATCCAGCAGTAGCCAGGCCAGAATTACCAAGGGTATTTAGGAAAAGTCTCTGGTCACTACCGTTCAAAAGCGATATCAGCGACACATCAGACTTCACCACCATGCTCACGTTATAGTGCTGCGAGAACTTCTTGATAAATCCAACTCTGTTCTTATCAACGACCTTTATGTCCTCATCGCACAGCCTTGCCATCTCTCCAATGTGCGGAGTTATAACACAATCAGC includes:
- a CDS encoding PhoH family protein, coding for MDNSKDIVRFEIPEDINREQLFGTLDANIKQVEKATGTSIVMRDDGLFIKGTENLRAANIINRMVENLRVEPEIDARRVNYLIDMEYRGESFDAREQTSDVICYTYRGKPLRPKTKGQKRYVDIIRKNDMVFGIGPAGTGKTYLACALAANALKNKEVERVILARPAVEAGESLGFLPGDLQDKVDPYLRPLYDAIFEIIGQETAARLKETGVIEVVPLAYMRGRTLDNSFIILDEAQNTTREQMKMFLTRMGFNSKVVVTGDITQIDLPKGSGSGLVEARRVLSDVEGVEFSYLTEVDVVRHDLVKKIIKAYSDYEDSNNSNANVRRGGSKR
- the rpsU gene encoding 30S ribosomal protein S21 yields the protein MAQVTVRENESLESALKRFKRSCARDGVMSELRKREHYEKPSVKRKKKSEAARKKARKF
- a CDS encoding GatB/YqeY domain-containing protein encodes the protein MSLKEQLMADYKTAMKEHDVTTKETVNLVRAAIKQHEVDQKVALEDDADIVPIIKKQLKMRRDALADFEKAGRTDLLDGYKREIEVLERYLPEEMSEEEILDAIKKIADETGIERNMKSMGTMMKTAMAKLHGKADGSLVSKMVKEYLSK